Proteins encoded by one window of Porphyromonas vaginalis:
- a CDS encoding PepSY-like domain-containing protein encodes MKKILFIALLMTCSVALFASCGQTKDWHLSEQCMKTLNDRYANARILEVDYDDGMVEVEIRHDKKKKEVLFTKSCEWVSTSWEVAQRNVPGVVMKALQQKYPNARIDDIDFIEMPQGSYYRFEIEWRGDRDEYVYITPQGVITEVRVYHK; translated from the coding sequence ATGAAAAAAATTCTATTTATAGCGCTCCTGATGACTTGCAGTGTAGCTCTCTTTGCCTCTTGTGGCCAAACGAAGGACTGGCACCTCAGTGAGCAATGTATGAAGACCCTGAATGATCGCTATGCCAACGCCCGCATCCTAGAGGTGGACTACGACGATGGCATGGTCGAGGTGGAGATACGGCACGATAAAAAGAAAAAGGAGGTACTCTTCACCAAGTCCTGTGAGTGGGTCTCCACGAGCTGGGAGGTGGCTCAGAGAAACGTCCCTGGAGTCGTCATGAAGGCACTCCAACAGAAGTATCCCAATGCACGTATTGACGATATCGACTTCATCGAGATGCCTCAGGGCTCTTACTATCGCTTTGAGATAGAGTGGCGAGGTGATCGTGATGAGTACGTCTACATCACACCTCAGGGGGTGATCACCGAGGTACGCGTCTATCACAAGTAA
- the rbfA gene encoding 30S ribosome-binding factor RbfA — translation MDTRRQQKIARLIQKEMGEIFRPLTQQLRGVLVSVTLVRVTSDLSRAHIYLSIFPSERADELLKYIQDNAGSYRYELGQRTGKQLRVIPEMEYHIDDSLDYLERIDKLLEQ, via the coding sequence ATGGATACAAGAAGACAACAGAAGATAGCACGACTGATACAGAAGGAGATGGGAGAGATATTTCGCCCACTGACGCAGCAACTGCGGGGAGTGCTCGTGAGCGTCACCCTAGTGCGTGTCACCTCCGACCTGAGCAGAGCTCATATTTACCTGAGTATCTTCCCCTCAGAGCGTGCTGACGAACTTCTTAAGTACATACAGGACAACGCTGGTAGCTACCGCTACGAGCTGGGACAGCGCACAGGCAAGCAGCTACGAGTCATCCCCGAGATGGAGTACCATATAGATGACTCGCTAGACTATCTGGAGCGTATCGACAAGCTACTAGAGCAATAG